GGCATGCCATAAAAGCCAGTTTTAGAGTAGGCAGACAAGTTCACAGTCTGACTGACGAGAAGTACACAACCTCTTCTTGGATCTCAGTTTACGAGGAAAGCATGAATCTGATAAGTGTTCCTGAAGATGCATGGATTGTCCCAGAACATGTGGAGAAGGCAAAAGTTCTTCCTCCAGAGAGTAGAAGAGCAGCAGGAAGGAGAAAGAAACGAAGATACGAGACAGTTGAAGACAAGATTCTTTCACAAAGAAGTAAAGGTTCCACAAAACGCAAATGCAGTAGGTGTGGGATTGAAGGGCACAATAGGTCGACTTGTGATAGAGCAATATAGACCTCTCAAATTTATTTGTCTTTGGATGTTTGTTTTACTTTGGATTTGCGTTTCTCTTTGTTTGATCATTGACTCAAAATATCGAATGAGATTTGAGTTTCACTTTGGATTTTAGAGTTTCTTTGTTCTATCGATGACTTAATATAGCTTTTTCTGCAAAATGATAAGAATTTTATTACTAACTTTAATCTGA
This genomic interval from Brassica oleracea var. oleracea cultivar TO1000 chromosome C2, BOL, whole genome shotgun sequence contains the following:
- the LOC106323944 gene encoding uncharacterized protein LOC106323944; translation: MVDLVRRTCSCGKFDLLKIPCGHAIKASFRVGRQVHSLTDEKYTTSSWISVYEESMNLISVPEDAWIVPEHVEKAKVLPPESRRAAGRRKKRRYETVEDKILSQRSKGSTKRKCSRCGIEGHNRSTCDRAI